The following coding sequences are from one Musa acuminata AAA Group cultivar baxijiao chromosome BXJ1-6, Cavendish_Baxijiao_AAA, whole genome shotgun sequence window:
- the LOC135677932 gene encoding eukaryotic translation initiation factor 3 subunit A-like translates to MFFSVKESDTSMLEHKKKQKEEKTAMEEEMENLRKEQAEADKLNEEREREKKAKQQQQVIMVGVRKGPRTQVACSGARRHGGHLRAGTAPARKGVACRRWACTRAASSGAASPSGRRWPAGAAPPVGRGAARQRLLRVPRPRWRPPAGAAPPPPPAPRPLQWPPPATQKGRGLGFSGQKTVLPFEI, encoded by the exons ATGTTTTTCTCTGTTAAAGAGTCGGATACATCTAtgcttgaacacaagaagaagcagaaggaagagaagactgcaatggaggaggagatggagaatcTCAGAAAAGAGCAAGCGGAAGCAGATAAGTTGAACGAGGAGAGGGAACGGGAGAAAAAGGCAAAACAACAGCAGCAAGTCATCATGGTAGGTGTGCGGAAGGGCCCAAGGAC gcaggTCGCCTGCAGCGGCGCCCGCAGGCACGGCGGCCACCTGCGCGCGGGCACTGCGCCCGCGCGCAAGGGCGTCGCCTGCCGGCGCTGGGCCTGCACGCGAGCCGCTAGCAGCGGCGCAGCGAGCCCTAGCGGGCGGCGCTGGCCAGCTGGTGCGGCGCCGCccgtgggcagaggcgccgcgaggCAGCGGCTCCTGCGGGTGCCGCGCCCGCGgtggcgcccacctgcaggggcggcGCCGCCCCCGCCCCCCGCCCCCCGGCCCCTGCAGTGGCCGCCGCCGGCAACACAGAAGGggagagggttagggttttctgggcaaaagacagttttacccttcgaaatttga